Proteins encoded within one genomic window of Triticum aestivum cultivar Chinese Spring chromosome 2D, IWGSC CS RefSeq v2.1, whole genome shotgun sequence:
- the LOC123052025 gene encoding septin and tuftelin-interacting protein 1 homolog 1 — protein MEEDAEGMDRLDMDGDFVGGRFGRDGEFYYQSRRERAPQTREDALYGVFGEGDSDYDSEEDEASRRRRRRKRRRDDAEPDLTRPVQFVSKGISAPKPEEEGEEQQRPGLGQAASSSGTAAAAASEEDAEEDQEPYMDLPTGFGQRIAEGARARREEKERQQESAKRRRSAFGAGFEPGKPAPPPGSLESNTKVAKMMAMMGYKRGEGLGKNAQGITAPVETTLRPKNAGLGSVEGFKEPKAFTPKENLPPPPPPPPAKKEKQRWSKKASLKKDQVLTKNELLARRAEQEQDEQPAFVQKVIDMRGPQARVLTDLKGLSTEHEMEANDVPMPELQYNVRLLVDETEADIVRLDGQLRREQEKVASLVREKEKVAKQEALQKRQLQVMETIADVLEKVRVDDTAGLLTLGGLLKTFQELKVRYEEEFKICSVAWVACRFAHPLLIRVFQGWQPLQNPLFGLEVMSSWKDLLQGDQPYDFSDATESMAPYAQLVSEVILPAVRISGTNSWKARDPEPMLRFLESWERLLPPIVLHSILEHVIMPKLTAAVESWDPRSENVPIHVWVHPWLPTLGQRIETLCHSIRYKLSSVLQLWQAHDSSAYAVLSPWKGVFDPASWEDLIVRYIIPKLKMALQEFQINPASQKFDQFNWVMIWASAVPVHHMVHMLEVDFFSKWQLVLYHWLSSPNPDFNEIMNWYKGWRGLFPPELLANERIRMLLTAGLEMMNQAAEGHELVQPGARENVGFLRATEKRQFDAAQQASQYPSYHAVPGAAMGDMSFKESIQAYAADQGLLFMPRVNKFYNGMPVYEFGTVSICIDSVKRLLYAQLQEGTERWSSVSLTQLLEMNRMARPR, from the coding sequence ATGGAGGAGGACGCCGAGGGCATGGACCGCCTCGACATGGACGGCGACTTCGTGGGCGGCCGCTTCGGCCGCGACGGGGAGTTCTACTACCAGAGCCGCCGCGAGCGGGCGCCCCAGACCCGCGAGGACGCGCTCTACGGCGTCTTCGGCGAGGGGGACTCCGACTACGACTCCGAGGAGGACGaggcgtcgcgccggcgccggcgccgcaaGCGCCGCAGGGACGACGCCGAGCCCGACCTCACCAGGCCCGTGCAGTTCGTCTCCAAGGGCATCAGTGCCCCAAagccagaggaggagggggaggagcagcagAGGCCTGGACTTGGCCAGGCCGCATCCTCCTCGggcaccgctgccgccgccgcctccgaggAGGATGCAGAGGAGGACCAGGAGCCATACATGGACCTGCCCACGGGATTTGGGCAGCGAATCGCCGAGGGTGCACGTGCGAGGCGGGAGGAGAAGGAGCGGCAGCAGGAGTCGGCCAAGCGCCGGCGCAGTGCATTCGGGGCAGGGTTTGAACCTGGAAAACCGGCGCCGCCACCTGGAAGCCTGGAGTCCAACACGAAGGTGGCTAAGATGATGGCTATGATGGGGTACAAGAGAGGAGAAGGTCTCGGCAAGAATGCTCAGGGAATCACTGCACCAGTGGAGACCACCTTGCGCCCCAAGAACGCCGGACTCGGCAGCGTCGAGGGGTTTAAGGAGCCCAAAGCTTTCACTCCCAAGGAGAACTTGCCACCCCCACCTCCCCCACCGCCTGCCAAGAAGGAAAAGCAACggtggtccaagaaggccagcttGAAGAAGGATCAGGTCTTGACTAAGAATGAGCTGTTGGCAAGGCGCGCTGAGCAGGAACAGGATGAGCAGCCCGCATTTGTCCAAAAGGTGATTGACATGCGAGGGCCTCAGGCTCGTGTGTTGACAGACTTGAAGGGGCTCAGTACTGAACATGAGATGGAGGCAAATGATGTGCCGATGCCGGAGTTGCAGTACAATGTGCGGCTGCTTGTTGATGAGACTGAGGCTGATATTGTCAGGTTGGATGGGCAGCTGCGGCGGGAGCAGGAGAAGGTGGCTAGTTTGGTGCGGGAGAAGGAGAAAGTAGCAAAGCAGGAGGCTTTGCAGAAACGCCAGCTGCAAGTTATGGAGACAATTGCAGATGTGCTGGAGAAGGTCCGGGTTGATGACACCGCTGGTTTGCTCACTCTGGGGGGGTTGCTTAAGACCTTCCAGGAATTGAAGGTGCGCTATGAGGAGGAGTTCAAAATTTGCAGTGTTGCATGGGTTGCTTGCCGATTTGCGCATCCACTACTTATCCGGGTATTTCAGGGGTGGCAGCCTCTGCAGAATCCATTGTTTGGCTTGGAGGTCATGTCATCGTGGAAGGATTTGCTGCAGGGAGACCAGCCATATGATTTCTCAGATGCTACTGAATCAATGGCTCCATATGCACAGCTGGTCAGTGAGGTCATCCTACCAGCTGTGCGGATATCAGGAACTAATTCATGGAAGGCTAGGGATCCAGAACCAATGCTCCGTTTTCTTGAGTCATGGGAACGGTTGCTGCCCCCTATCGTGCTCCATTCAATATTGGAGCATGTAATAATGCCAAAGCTCACAGCTGCAGTCGAATCTTGGGACCCGAGGAGCGAGAATGTGCCAATCCATGTATGGGTACACCCATGGTTGCCAACTCTAGGGCAAAGGATAGAGACATTGTGTCACTCTATCCGGTACAAGCTGAGTAGTGTCCTCCAATTATGGCAAGCTCACGATTCATCAGCTTATGCTGTGCTATCTCCATGGAAGGGTGTATTTGATCCAGCAAGTTGGGAAGACTTGATAGTGCGTTATATCATTCCTAAGCTGAAAATGGCACTCCAGGAGTTTCAGATTAACCCAGCAAGCCAGAAGTTTGACCAGTTTAACTGGGTTATGATCTGGGCTTCTGCTGTCCCGGTACACCATATGGTTCATATGTTGGAAGTTGATTTCTTTAGCAAGTGGCAGCTGGTTTTGTACCATTGGTTGAGTTCACCAAATCCTGATTTCAATGAGATAATGAATTGGTACAAGGGCTGGAGGGGCCTTTTCCCACCAGAGTTACTTGCCAATGAACGCATACGGATGCTTCTAACGGCTGGTCTTGAGATGATGAACCAAGCTGCTGAAGGACATGAGTTGGTGCAGCCAGGGGCTAGGGAGAATGTTGGCTTCTTGAGAGCAACAGAGAAGCGGCAATTTGATGCAGCACAGCAAGCATCGCAGTACCCATCTTACCATGCTGTACCAGGAGCAGCCATGGGAGATATGAGCTTCAAGGAGTCTATTCAGGCATATGCGGCTGACCAAGGTTTGTTGTTTATGCCTAGAGTTAACAAATTCTATAACGGCATGCCAGTGTACGAATTTGGCACTGTGAGCATTTGCATAGACTCTGTCAAGCGACTACTCTATGCGCAACTTCAAGAGGGAACCGAAAGATGGAGTTCTGTGTCTCTTACACAACTGCTGGAAATGAACCGGATGGCAAGACCACGTTAG
- the LOC123055702 gene encoding leucine-rich repeat extensin-like protein 6 — protein MAGLRRLRGISWWAASVWSAAVRSGGGDPADLELSGAGCVGVGRRSQPFLLVVLAADRPTVLQALGGDQDLAGSCRRAVEELLKVVCGWESQQSTLQKKTRNPERNHDAQTQPRKETVSKHRLPLYIYSVQPSSTQFTHTHTPKERHANMPATASPPPLLLAAALLLSAALLCSACPVPLPKQTADNSPRLQRAYVALQALKRAITDDPKNLTGNWCGPDVCAYFGVFCAPSLDDPCARAVAGVDLNHGDLAGTLPFELGHLTDLAVLHLNSNRFAGGLPDSLPKLSLLHELDVSNNLLSGGFPQHILCLPNVKYVDIRFNNLCGPVPPAIFDKKIDALFINDNHFDFELPENFGNSPASVIVLANLRLRGCIPASVGRMGATLNELVMLNSGIRSCIPPEIGWLRELTVLDVSFNQLQGTLPESMAGMHALEQLDVAHNELAGHIPEGICALPRLANFTYSYNYFCGEPERCMALRRNDDRQNCIAGRPDQRPADQCLAFLHRPPVHCDGHGCLAQH, from the exons ATGGCTGGACTGCGACGGCTACGGGGGATTAGCTGGTGGGCTGCTTCGGTCTGGTCTGCGGCCGTCAGATCTGGCGGCGGCGACCCCGCCGATTTGGAGCTGAGTGGCGCAGGCTGTGTTGGCGTGGGCCGGAGGTCGCAGCCATTCCTTCTGGTTGTCTTGGCGGCCGACAGACCGACTGTGTTGCAGGCGCTTGGTGGTGACCAGGATCTGGCAGGGAGCTGCAGGCGTGCTGTGGAGGAGCTGCTCAAGGTCGTCTGCGG GTGGGAAAGCCAGCAGTCAACCTTGCAAAAGAAAACAAGAAACCCAGAACGAAATCATGACGCGCAAACTCAACCACGAAAGGAAACCGTGTCAAAGCATCGCCTCCCCCTGTATATATACTCGGTTCAACCCAGCTCAACCCAAttcacacacacccacacacccaaaGAAAGACACGCAAACATGCCGGCCAccgcctcgccgccaccgctgctcctcgccgccgcgctcctcctCTCCGCCGCGTTGCTCTGCTCGGCCTGCCCCGTGCCGCTGCCGAAGCAGACGGCCGACAACAGCCCGCGGCTGCAGCGCGCGTACGTGGCGCTGCAGGCCCTCAAGCGCGCCATCACCGACGACCCCAAGAACCTGACGGGCAACTGGTGCGGCCCGGACGTGTGCGCCTACTTCGGCGTCTTCTGCGCGCCGTCCCTTGACGACCCGTGCGCGCGCGCCGTGGCCGGCGTCGACCTCAATCACGGCGACCTCGCCGGCACGCTGCCGTTCGAGCTCGGCCACCTCACTGACCTCGCCGTCCTCCACCTCAACTCCAACCGCTTCGCAGGGGGGCTCCCGGACTCCCTCCCCAAGCTCTCCCTCCTCCACGAGCTGGACGTCAGCAACAACCTCCTCTCCGGCGGCTTCCCGCAGCACATCCTCTGCCTCCCCAACGTCAAGTACGTGGACATCAGGTTCAACAACCTGTGCGGCCCCGTGCCCCCGGCCATCTTCGACAAGAAGATCGACGCGCTCTTCATCAACGACAACCACTTCGACTTCGAGCTGCCGGAGAACTTTGGCAACTCCCCCGCCTCGGTCATCGTGCTCGCCAACCTCCGCCTCCGTGGCTGCATCCCCGCCAGCGTGGGGCGCATGGGGGCCACGCTCAACGAGCTCGTCATGCTCAACTCCGGCATCCGGTCCTGCATCCCGCCGGAGATCGGGTGGCTGCGCGAGCTCACCGTGCTGGACGTGAGCTTCAACCAGCTCCAGGGCACACTGCCGGAGTCCATGGCGGGGATGCACGCGCTGGAGCAGCTCGACGTCGCGCACAACGAGCTCGCCGGGCACATCCCGGAGGGCATCTGCGCGCTGCCGCGGCTGGCCAACTTCACCTACTCGTACAACTACTTCTGCGGCGAGCCGGAGCGGTGCATGGCGCTCCGGCGCAACGACGACCGGCAGAACTGCATCGCCGGCCGCCCGGACCAGCGGCCGGCGGACCAGTGCCTCGCGTTCCTACACCGCCCGCCGGTGCACTGCGACGGGCACGGCTGCCTGGCGCAGCACTAG